The genomic DNA CGGCTCCTCGATCCAGATGAGGTTGTATTGCTCGAAGATGCGGCACATGCGCTGGGCGGTGGGACGGTCCCATTGCTGGTTGGCGTCGACCATGATCGGCACCTCGTCGCCCAGGTGCTTGCGCACGGCTTCGACGCGGCGGATGTCCAGCTGGCGGTCGGGCTGGCCGACCTTCAGCTTGATGCCGCCGATGCCGCGCGCGCGCGAGGCGCTGGCGTTCACCAGCAGTTGCTCCAGCGGCGTGTGCAGGAAGCCGCCCGAGGTGTTGTAGCAGGCCACCGAGTCGCGATAGGCGCCCAGCAGCTTGGCCAGCGGCAGGCCCGCGCGGCGCGCCTTCAGGTCATACAGCGCCACGTCGAAGGCGCCGATCGCCTGCGTCGACAGGCCGCTGCGGCCCACCGAGGCGCCCGCCCAGCACAGCTTGGTCCACAGGCGGCCGATGTCGCTGGGATCCTCGCCGATGAGCGCGGGGGCGATCTCCTGGGCATGCGCGAACTGGCCGGGGCCGCCGGCCCGCTTGGAATAGCTCAGGCCGATCCCCTCGTCGCCGTTCTCGGTCTGCACCTCGACGAAGAGCATGGCGACCTCGGTCATGGGTTTCTGCCTGCCGGTCAGGACCTTGGCGTCGCTGATGGGAGTGGCCAGGGGCAGATAGCAGGAGGAGATGCGCAGCCAGGCAATGCGGTCGGCGGAAGTAGCGGTCATGAGGATTCCGGGGTGTTTCGTCTAGCATCGTGAAGCAGGACAGCACGATGGATAACGTTGTCATTTCTGGGAAAATAAAAAGCGCCGATGGCGGGCGCGTGTTGCCGCGGCAGGGGCAGGACGGGTGTCCCACTCGTACGCGGGGCGCTTGACCCTGCGTGTCGGTACGAATGATGGTAACGTTATCCAACATGCCCGGCAACGGCGAAACGTCTCAGGAAAACCCGTAGCGGCCCATGAAAGCCAAGTCCATCACCCTGCATGACGTCGCCCGTGAAGCCGGTGTGTCGCTCATCACCGCCTCGCGCGCGCTCAGCAATCCCGAGCGCGTGTCCGCCGCGACGATCGCGCGCGTCCAGGCGGCCGTGGCGGCCACGGGCTACATCCCCAACCTGCTGGCAGGCGGGTTGAAGTCGCGGCGCAGCCGCACGGTGGCGGCCCTGGTGCCGATCATCTCGGTGCCGCAGTTCCTGCCCACCATCCAGGCCCTGACCGCCGACCTCGATCGCGAGGGCTACCAGCTCATCCTCGGCCAGACGGGCTATGACCACGCCCGCGAGGAAGCCCTGCTGGCCGCGATGGCGGGGCGGCGCGTGGATGGCATCGTCGTGGCGGGGCTGCTGAACGACACGGTGGCGGCACGTCGCCTGCGCGACATCGGCATCCCGGTCGTCGAGACCTGGGACCTCAGCGCCCAGCCGCTGGACATGGTGGTGGGCTTCTCGCATCACAAGGTGGGGGCCGCCGTGGGAGACTACTTCCAGGCCAAGGGATGGCCGCGCGTCGGCCTGGCCACGGGCGACGACCAGCGCGCGGCCATTCGCCGCGCGGGTTTCCTGTCGGTGATCGGCCACGACGTGCCCACCGTCACCGTGCCCGCGCCCAGCAACGTGGCGTCCGGGCGCCGCGCCTGCGCGGCACTGCTGGCGCAGGATCCTTCGCTGCGCGCCATCTTCTGCAGCGCCGATGCCCTGGCCGAAGGCGTGATGACGGAGGCGCGCGTGCGCGGCCTGCGCGTGCCGGAAGACCTGGCGGTTTGCGGTTTTGGCGGCGCGGATTTCTCGGCGCACCTGGCGCCTGCGCTGACCACCGTCCACGTGGACGGCGCCCTGATCGGCACCGAAGCCGCCCGCGTGCTGATGGCCCGCCTGCGCGGCGAAACCGTGGATGCGCCGGTCGTGGACGTGGGATTCCGCATCGTCGAGCGGGCGTCGACGGCGGGCTGAGCCTCAGCGCAGCAACGGGTGGGCGCGCAGTTGCGTCACCGCCATGTCCACGAACGCCTTCACCTTGGCCGATGCGCGGCGGCCCTCCGGATACAGCACGTGGATGGGCAGGGCAGGCTCCTCGAACCCGGCCAGCACGATCTGCAACTGGCCGGCCTGCAGGGCGGGGCCGATCTGGTAATGCAGCACGCGCGTCAGCCCGGCACCCGCCAGCGCCGTGGCGATGGCGACGTCGTTGGTGTTGCATTGCAGCCAGGGATCGGTGGTGATCCGCTGATTGCCCGCGAAGCGCCACTCCGATGAGGCCCATGCGCCGGTCGGGGCGATCAGGCGGTGGTCCTTCAGGTCCGCCGGCGTGGCGGGCGTGCCGTGGCGCGAGAAATACGCGGGTGCGCCACAGACGACGCGCCGCACGCTGCCCACCTGTATCGCGGTGAAGCCCGAGTCGGGCAGGTGGCCGATGCGCACCGCGACGTCGATGTCTTCCTCCAGCAGGTTCACCGGGCGGTCCAGGAACAGCGTCCTGCCGCGCATCGCCGGGTAAGCGGCAAGATAGTCGTGCAGGATGGGCAGCACGACCATCTGTCCGAAGAGGATGGGCGCGGTCAGGGTCAGGGTGCCGGAAGGCGTGGCGTGCAGGCCGCCCGCCGCGGCCTCGGCTTCGTCGATGTCGGCCAGGATGCGCCGGCAATCCTCGACATAGCGGCTGCCCGCGTCGGTCAGCTTGACCGAACGCGTGGTGCGCACGAAAAGCCGCGCGCGCAGCTGGTCTTCCAGCGCGGACACCGCGCGGGTGATCGCGGCGGGGCTCAGGTGCAGCTGGCGGGCAGCTTGCGCGAAGCTGCCGCTGTCAGCGACTTTGACGGCAATGCGCATTGCCTGCCAGCGATCCATGCGTGTTCCCGGTCTGATTGGCCGTTGCTGGCCGGTATGTGCCGGGATCATGGCATGAATTGCGCGCGCAGGCAGGGGCGAGGCGTCAGAAGCCGAAGTGGCTCAGGCCGGGATGGTCGTCAGGGCGGCGGCCCAGCGGCCAGCGGAACTTGCGCTCCGCCTCGGTGATGGGGTGCTCGTTGATGCTGCTGTGACGCACGCGCATCAGGCCGTCCTCGGCGAATTCCCAGTTCTCGTTGCCATAGGCCCGGAACCAGTGGCCGCTGTCGTCGTGGTACTCGTAGGCGTAGCGCACCGCGATGCGGTTGCCGCCGAAGGCCCACAGTTCCTTGATGAGGCGGTAGTCCAGCTCGCGGTTCCACTTGCGCGTCAGGAAGGCCTCGACCTCGTCGCGTCCTTGCGGGAACTCGGCCCGGTTACGCCAGCGGGTGTCCAGGGTGTAGGCCAGCGCGACCTTGGCGGGGTCACGGCTGTTCCAGCCGTCTTCGGCCAGGCGGACTTTCTCGATGGCGCTCTGTTCGGTGAAGGGGGGCAGCGGGGGGCGGGACATGGCAGGCTCCTGCAAGGGTCTGGGATAGGGGCGGTTGCTACGTGGCATCAGAGTGCCAACTGGAGGCGCGGGGCATCGCCTTCAGTGTGCGCGGGGACCGCGCAGCAGATCAAGACTTCGTCTTCGGCCACCGCCGCCGAGGGCGGCACCGGATACGCCACGGCGCCTGCCAGCAGCCTGGTCTTGCAGGTGCCGCAGGAACCTTCGCGGCAACTGAATTCGGGCGCCAGGCCGCGTGCTTCGGCCAGGTCCAGCAGGCTGCCCGATGCCGGCTCCCAGCGCGCTTCCTTCAGGGAAGCCGTGAAGATGACCGGCACCGATTGCGTGGCGGGCACGGCCTTGGGGGTGTCGCTGTGCGAGGCTGCCGAGGCGGTCCGGGTCAGCGCCGCGGGCCCGAAGGCCTCGGCATGGATCCGGTCGTCGGCGACGTTGACGTGGCGCAGCCCGTCGTAGAGCGATTGCGAGAAACCGGGGGGCCCGCACAGGTAGAAGTCGTAGTCGTTGAACGCCAGGTGCTGGCTGAGCAGCGCCATGTCGATGCGGCCCGTTGCGTCATAGTCCTGCCCGGCCTGGGCACCGTCAGTCCGGCTCACGACGCGGATGACGCGAACGGCCCCGCGGCCCGCCCGCACCAGCGCATCCAGTTCCTGCTGGAAGGGACGGTCGTGCGCGTCGCGCGTTGCATAGAACAGCGTGGTGGGGCGGATGGCCTGCTTGCGCAGGCCCTCGTAGACCACGTGTCCCAGCATCGCGAGCAGGGGCGTGATGCCGATGCCGCCGGCCAGCAGCACTGCGGGCCGGCTCGCCGCGACGTCCAGCGTGAAGGCGCCGCCGGGCGCGCGCGCTTCGATGATGTCACCCACGCGTACCGTGTCGTGCAGGTGGGCGGACACCGCGCCGGCGCGCCGCACGCTGATGCGGTATTCGCCGTCGGAAGGGGGGCGGGACAGCGTGTAGGTCCGGATGACGGGCTTGTCGGCGCCGCGCAGCGCGATACGGATGGGCAGGTGTTGCCCTGCCGCGTGGGGCAGCAGGCCGGCGCCGTCGGCGGGCCGCAGGTGGAAGGAGCGCACCGTGGCGCTTTCCTCGACGATGCGGGTGACCGAGTACGGGCGCCAGCGCGTGGCGAGTTCCGCCGCGCGCAGCCGTTGGGCGGCCTGCGCCCAGTCGCCGGTCATCAGCGAGGCGGGCGACCAGGCCTCGTCCTGCATGGCCCAGCGCAGCGCCAGTGCGCCGCCGCGCCGCACGACGCGGCGAGGGCGGAAGGTCCAGAGGCGCTCCGCGCCCTGGAAGGCCGCGATCTCGGGCGAGTCCAGCAGCACCTCGGCATCGCCCGTCATCTGCAGCAGGTCGCCGTTGCGGAAATCGATGAACGTGAGGCCGGCCTTGCCGTTCAGCAGGATGTTGCCCAGCGTGTTGAAGAACAGGTTGCCATTGAAGTCGGGGATGACCAGCGTGCCGTCTGCCTCCACGCGCACGAAGCCCGCCTTGCCGCCACGATGCGAGACATCCACCTGCTGCCTGTCTTCGCGGTCGGCATAGGACGCGACGAAGAATGCGTCGGCGGCCTCGATCATGGCACGTGCGCCGTCGTCCAGCGCCGTGCCGGTGTCGATGCTGCCCGCATGCGCCTGGCCTGGCTCGCGCGACCAGGTGAAGTCGCGCAACTGGATATAGCGCGGACAGTTGCCGAAGCTCTGGTCGACCTCGAACAGCAGGGCGCCGGGGCCGGCCGCGCGCAGCGTGCCGTTCACGCGGTTGCGCCGGCGCGTGTGCAGTTCGATGCCCAGCAGCCCGATGGCGTCGCCGTCGCGCATGCCCGCGCCTGCCGGATCCGAGGGGGCCGGCCGCGCGTCGATGCGCAGTGACGTGGGCGACGGTGATTGCGTGAAGCCCGGCTGGCCTTCCAGCACCGTGGCCCAGGCATCACCCTGGCCATCGACGCTGCCCGCGAGCAGGAAAGGCAGTTGGGCGTAGAACGCGCGGTGCTGGTCGGGCATGTGGTCGCGCACGACCCGCTTGCCCACGCCGTCCATCTTTTCCGCCACGCCCACGTGCCGTTGCAGGGCGAGCTCGCCTTCGTGCCAGGTCGGCAGCCGGGTCCGGTTCGGGGCATCGCGCATGGCGTGTCTCCTGTCCGCGTGCGTCGTCTGGCGGTGGCCCGTCAGGCCGCGGCGCGCAGGCCGGCGGGCGTCTGGGCGAAGGGGACGAAGCCGGGCAGGGCCTCGATCCGGCGCAGGTGGGCCAGCACGGCGGGATAGCCGGCGGTGTCCACATTGCCTTCGGGCGCGTTGGCGAGATAGCTGTAGAGGGCGACGTCGGCGATGGTGGGGTGCTCGCCGACCAGCCATTGGCGCGCGGCCAGGTGCTTGTCCAGGTGGGCCAGCAAGGCGTGCGCCCGGGCGATCACTTCCTCGGGACGGAACGTGGCGCCGAAGACGGTGACCAGGCGGGCGGCGCAGGCGCCATAGGCGAGTTCGCCAGCCGCCACGGACAGCCAGCGCTGCACGGCGGCGGCCTGGACGGCGTCCTGGGGCAGCCAGTCGGTCCGGCCATGCTTGGTGGCCAGGTAGACGAGGATGGCGTTGGAGTCGGACACGATCGTGCCGTCGTCGTCCAGCACGGGGATCTGGCCGAAGGGGTTGAGCGCCAGAAACGCGGGCTGCTTGTGCGCGCCGGCCTTGACGTCGACCTCGACGAGCTCATGGGGCAGGCCGAGCAGCGACAGGAACAGATGCGCGCGGTGCGCGTGGCCGGACAGCGGGTGGTGGTAGAGCTTCATGATGGGCTTCCTGGTCTGGGGGAAAGGCGGGTGCCCGTCCTGGAAGCCAGTGTGCTGCCATCAGGTCATGAAGAGAATGGCCGGTGAAAACACTTCAGTATTGCGCAGGAAGAAATAATCGCTGCGCGGGATCCCCGCGCTGCTATGCCGCCCGCTTGGCTGCGAGGGCGTTGCCCGCACGGCTGGCGCTCTTGCGGTCCAGGTGGGCCGAGATCCATTGGCCCGTGTCCACGACCGCGTCCAGGTCCACGCCGGTGTCGATGTCCAGGCCGCGCAGCAGGTACAGCACGTCCTCGGTCGCCACGTTGCCGGTCGCGCCGCGCGCATAG from Orrella dioscoreae includes the following:
- a CDS encoding LysR family transcriptional regulator: MDRWQAMRIAVKVADSGSFAQAARQLHLSPAAITRAVSALEDQLRARLFVRTTRSVKLTDAGSRYVEDCRRILADIDEAEAAAGGLHATPSGTLTLTAPILFGQMVVLPILHDYLAAYPAMRGRTLFLDRPVNLLEEDIDVAVRIGHLPDSGFTAIQVGSVRRVVCGAPAYFSRHGTPATPADLKDHRLIAPTGAWASSEWRFAGNQRITTDPWLQCNTNDVAIATALAGAGLTRVLHYQIGPALQAGQLQIVLAGFEEPALPIHVLYPEGRRASAKVKAFVDMAVTQLRAHPLLR
- a CDS encoding L-talarate/galactarate dehydratase, with product MTATSADRIAWLRISSCYLPLATPISDAKVLTGRQKPMTEVAMLFVEVQTENGDEGIGLSYSKRAGGPGQFAHAQEIAPALIGEDPSDIGRLWTKLCWAGASVGRSGLSTQAIGAFDVALYDLKARRAGLPLAKLLGAYRDSVACYNTSGGFLHTPLEQLLVNASASRARGIGGIKLKVGQPDRQLDIRRVEAVRKHLGDEVPIMVDANQQWDRPTAQRMCRIFEQYNLIWIEEPLDAYDHEGHAALATQFDTPIATGEMLTSAAEHGELIRHRAADYLMPDAPRVGGITPFLKIAAQAEQAGAMLAPHFAMELHVHLAAAYPTEPWVEHFDWLEPLFNERLEIRDGRMLVPTRPGLGLSLSEQARAWTREKVEVGKRA
- a CDS encoding LacI family DNA-binding transcriptional regulator, with translation MKAKSITLHDVAREAGVSLITASRALSNPERVSAATIARVQAAVAATGYIPNLLAGGLKSRRSRTVAALVPIISVPQFLPTIQALTADLDREGYQLILGQTGYDHAREEALLAAMAGRRVDGIVVAGLLNDTVAARRLRDIGIPVVETWDLSAQPLDMVVGFSHHKVGAAVGDYFQAKGWPRVGLATGDDQRAAIRRAGFLSVIGHDVPTVTVPAPSNVASGRRACAALLAQDPSLRAIFCSADALAEGVMTEARVRGLRVPEDLAVCGFGGADFSAHLAPALTTVHVDGALIGTEAARVLMARLRGETVDAPVVDVGFRIVERASTAG
- a CDS encoding glutathione S-transferase family protein, which translates into the protein MKLYHHPLSGHAHRAHLFLSLLGLPHELVEVDVKAGAHKQPAFLALNPFGQIPVLDDDGTIVSDSNAILVYLATKHGRTDWLPQDAVQAAAVQRWLSVAAGELAYGACAARLVTVFGATFRPEEVIARAHALLAHLDKHLAARQWLVGEHPTIADVALYSYLANAPEGNVDTAGYPAVLAHLRRIEALPGFVPFAQTPAGLRAAA
- a CDS encoding nuclear transport factor 2 family protein → MSRPPLPPFTEQSAIEKVRLAEDGWNSRDPAKVALAYTLDTRWRNRAEFPQGRDEVEAFLTRKWNRELDYRLIKELWAFGGNRIAVRYAYEYHDDSGHWFRAYGNENWEFAEDGLMRVRHSSINEHPITEAERKFRWPLGRRPDDHPGLSHFGF
- a CDS encoding 2Fe-2S iron-sulfur cluster-binding protein gives rise to the protein MRDAPNRTRLPTWHEGELALQRHVGVAEKMDGVGKRVVRDHMPDQHRAFYAQLPFLLAGSVDGQGDAWATVLEGQPGFTQSPSPTSLRIDARPAPSDPAGAGMRDGDAIGLLGIELHTRRRNRVNGTLRAAGPGALLFEVDQSFGNCPRYIQLRDFTWSREPGQAHAGSIDTGTALDDGARAMIEAADAFFVASYADREDRQQVDVSHRGGKAGFVRVEADGTLVIPDFNGNLFFNTLGNILLNGKAGLTFIDFRNGDLLQMTGDAEVLLDSPEIAAFQGAERLWTFRPRRVVRRGGALALRWAMQDEAWSPASLMTGDWAQAAQRLRAAELATRWRPYSVTRIVEESATVRSFHLRPADGAGLLPHAAGQHLPIRIALRGADKPVIRTYTLSRPPSDGEYRISVRRAGAVSAHLHDTVRVGDIIEARAPGGAFTLDVAASRPAVLLAGGIGITPLLAMLGHVVYEGLRKQAIRPTTLFYATRDAHDRPFQQELDALVRAGRGAVRVIRVVSRTDGAQAGQDYDATGRIDMALLSQHLAFNDYDFYLCGPPGFSQSLYDGLRHVNVADDRIHAEAFGPAALTRTASAASHSDTPKAVPATQSVPVIFTASLKEARWEPASGSLLDLAEARGLAPEFSCREGSCGTCKTRLLAGAVAYPVPPSAAVAEDEVLICCAVPAHTEGDAPRLQLAL